The DNA segment ACCAGCGGAGCGGCGGGCACGACCACCCAGCTCGTCGAGGCCGACGGGGTGGCCGACGGCAGCGTCCTGCTCACCTTCACCGGCGAGACGGGCTCACCGACGGCGTCGCTGACGGTGCCGAACGCGTGCGCGGGGACCGTGTACTACACGGGGATCGCGGCTTCGGGGGCCGGGGCGTAGAGCCCCGGCGGCGCTGTCCGGGGCGTGGACCCCGGGCAGCGCATGGCGCTCGGACCTCAGACGGCGGTCGGGGCGGAGGCGTCCTCCTGCTCCCGCTCCTCCTCCGGCAGCAGGCCGAGCTCCGCGTCCCGGGCGAACTCCACCTCGCGGCGCAGCAGCCGGAACCACATGAACACCGTGAAGCCCGCGAAGACGAACCACTCACCGGTGTAGCCGAGGTTCTGGAACGCCTTCAGGTCCAGACCGGTGCCGTCCGGCGCGGCCGCGGGCACCGCCTTCATGCCCGCGTCGGCGTGGTCGAGGGTGACCCAGGCGGCGTACAGCTTGTCGGGCACCAGGTTGACCAGCGAGGCCGTGCTGATCGCCGCCGTCTGCCCGGCGGGCAGACCGCCCTGGGCGCTGACCCCGTTGTCGCCCGGGGTCTCGGGCGCCTGGAGCGCGCCGGTGACGGTGACCTCGCCGCGCGGCGCGGCGGGCGCCTTCGCCGGGTCCGCGGTGCCCGGCAGCCAGCCGCGGACCACGGGCAGGGAACTGCCGGACGAGGTGCGCAGCAGCGTCAGCACGTAGAAGCCGCGCTTGTCGTCCAGCTGCCGGTCGGGCACCAGGAGCTGCTTGTCGTACCGGCCGGTGGCGGTGACCCGCCGTCCCGAGGTGAGTTTGTCGACGGGCAGCATCCGCGCCAGGGGCCGGGCGGTCTCGTGCCTGCCGGAGGCGGCCTGCTCGGTCGCGGCGTGCTGGTCGTGCACCCGCCCCTCGAACCGGCTCAGCTGCCACGACCCCATGAACACGCAGAACGGGATGGCCAGCAGCACGAAGACGTTGATGCCCCACCAGCGGGGTGTCAGCAGAAACCGGTACACGCCCTCAACGGTACGGCGCCCGCGCCACCGGCCGGGCCCGGGGGTGAGGTCGGCCGGCGGCGGACCGGACCGCGTCCGCCGCGGCCGCCGGTGATCCGGCCGCTCGCGGCGGACGCGGGAGGCGGGGTGGACGTGTGTGCGGAGAAGGTGTCCGGAGCCGGGAAGTTATCCACAGGCTGGGTATACCGGTCGGCGGATTGTGGGCGGGGCCAGGCACTATGGGCTCATGACTGGGGCCAAGAGTGAGAGCAGGACGCCGGGTACGCCGGGTACGCCGGGTACGGAGGGTAAGTCGGACACGCCGGATACGCCGGACTGGGAGAAGCGCTTCCGGGCGCCGCGGGTCTCCCTGCCCGACTGGGCGGAGGACGCGCCGGACCGTTCCCTGTTCGTGTCGAACGCGACGGGCACGTACGAGCTGTACGCCTGGGACCGCGCGAGCGGCGAGCAGCGGCAGGCGACGGACCGGGCCAACGGCACGACCGACGGCATGCTCGCCCCGGACGGGGCGTGGATCTGGTGGTTCGACGACAAGGACGGCGACGAGTTCGGCGTCTGGCGCCGCCAGCCCTTCGGCGGCGGGGCGGACGAGACGGCCGTGCCCGGCCTGGAGCCGTCCTACCCGGCCGGCGTGGCCCTCGGGCGGGACGGCCGCACGGCGGTGGTCGGCCGCTCCACGGACGAGGACGGTACGACGATCCACCTGGCGCGCGCCGGCGAGGACCCTGCGGAGATCTACCGGCACCGCGAGTCGGCGGGCGTCGGCGACCTCTCCCACGACGGTTCGCTGATCGCGATCGAGCACACCGAGCACGGCGACGCCATGCACGCGGCCCTGCGCGTACTGCGCCCGGACGGCACGACGGTCGTCGAGCTGGACGACACCAAGGGCGG comes from the Streptomyces sp. NBC_00820 genome and includes:
- a CDS encoding SURF1 family protein; translation: MYRFLLTPRWWGINVFVLLAIPFCVFMGSWQLSRFEGRVHDQHAATEQAASGRHETARPLARMLPVDKLTSGRRVTATGRYDKQLLVPDRQLDDKRGFYVLTLLRTSSGSSLPVVRGWLPGTADPAKAPAAPRGEVTVTGALQAPETPGDNGVSAQGGLPAGQTAAISTASLVNLVPDKLYAAWVTLDHADAGMKAVPAAAPDGTGLDLKAFQNLGYTGEWFVFAGFTVFMWFRLLRREVEFARDAELGLLPEEEREQEDASAPTAV